Part of the Deinococcus reticulitermitis genome is shown below.
AGGGCTTCACGCTGCGGCGCCCAGGGCAGCACCGGCAGGGCGAGGGTGGCGCTCAGCGCCGGATTCGCGTTCCACTCGCCGCCGTCCCAGGGGTACCTCGTCAGCGCCGCGCTGCCGCCGACGCTCAGGCTTAGCCCCGCGCGCGCCCGCGCACTTTGCAGCCCGAGTTCGGCGGCGCGGTAGGTGAGGTCCGCGCCCCGCCAGCCCGGCGACTGCCGCAGCGCCCGCAGCAGTTCGGGCAGCGGCGTCGCCGTCGTGGGGGCCACCGTGGGGAGGAGCGTGGTAGGTAAGGGCGCAGCGGTGGAGGGGGGAGGAGCCGGAGCCGGTGGGGGCACGGGAGCCTGCGCGGCGGCGGCGGAGAGCAGCGCCGCGAGCAGCAGGGGACAGACGAGAGGAAGTTTAGGCATAGGACCTCGGAGCAAGGAGGGCGGAATTCGTGAAGTACCGACTTACTTACGCAATCTTAGCGGGTGGTTTCAGGGCCTTAACCCCGGCCAGAGCTGATCGAACAGCCCCCGTACGAACCGGCCCGCGTCCATCACCTCGCGTCCGGGTTCGGGCGGCAGGATGTGCTCGCGGTGGATGAAATGCGTCAGGGCGCCCATCACCGTCAGTGCGGTCACGTCGGCGTCGAGGGGGCGCACCCGCCCGAGCCCCACCTCGCCGCGCAGGTAGGCGGCGATGGCGTCGGCGTCGCCGCGCACCGGGTTGCCCAGCCGGCGCAGGATCGGGTTGTGCTCGGGGTCGTGCCCGCGTGAGAACACCGCCGTGAGCAGGCGGACGACCGGCTCGGCCTCCCCGATCTGCGCGAGCGCCGCTGTCTCGAGATTGCGCCGCACCTCGCCCTGCCCCACCTGGGCGAGCAGGGTCTGGCGCCAGCGCGAGTAGGTGCGCAGCCCGATGGCCGCTTCGAACAGTTCTTCCTTGGTGGCGAAGCGCTTGAACAGCGTGCCTTCCGAGACGCCGGCCCGGCGGGCGATACTGGCAGTCGTGGCCGAAAAGCCCTGCTCGACGAACACCTCGCGCGCCGCTTCCAGCAAGCGTTCGTCGGGAATAGTGCGGGGACGGGCCATAAGTGAGTATCTACCTCACGAACTCCCGGGGCGTGTGTAAGCCTCCGCACACCTCGGGGACCGGTGCCATGCTGGGGGGATGACTCCCGGCACCCCCGATCCCCTCGCCGAACTGCTTGCCGCCGAGCCCTACTGGATCGCCCGCGCGATGCAGGAGCAGGGCAGCCGCTTTTACCGCGCGCTCGGCCAGGCCCTTGAAGCTGCCGACCTCCCCAATCGCCGCCGGATTTACACCACCTGGACTGATGAGGTCTGGGACTTCTACCAGCGGGGCCAGCGCCTGGCCGCGGTTGAAGGGGGAGCCCCACTCCCGGATTGAGCTCCCTCCACTTCCATATCTGGCGATTGTGTTGTGACTCTCCTTTAGGGGGTGGTGGACCCCTTATGCTGCCCAATGTTCAGCACCAGCAGCGAACGTACAGGACGTGCCGGGAGAAGAGCAAGGTCGGCATGGTCTTTTTGTTGGTGAGGGCAAGGAGTTTGAGATGGCAACAGGTAGAGTGAAGTGGTTCAATGCAGAGAAGGGCTTCGGATTCATTGAGACGGAAGGCAGCGCCGACGTGTTTGCGCACTACAGCGCGATCAACTCGTCGGGCTTCCGCAAGCTCAACGAAGGCGACGAAGTGGAATTCGAGATTGAACCCGGACAGAACGGCAAAGGCCCCCAGGCCAAGAACATCATGGTGACCAAGGCGGCCCCGGCTCCGGCCTACAGCCCCCGTCCCCGCCGCGACGACCGCTGGTAATCGCAACAACCTTAAAGCCCCCGCCGCATAGGTGGGGGCTTTTGGCTTTTGCATGGGCCCTACGGTCCGGGCCGCTCCTTCGCTCCGCGCCGCAACTCGGCGGCGAGCTGAAACCATTCGCGTTCCTGGCGGCGGTAGAGGGGCGTGGCCTGCCGTTCGGCCTTTTCCAGGGCGGTGAGTAGCGCCTCAGCCTCGGCGCCGCGTCCCTCTTTGATCAGGTAGGCAGCGTAACGGGCGCGCGGCTCCTCGGTGGTTGCGCCCTGCACCGCTTCGCGGAAGGTCGCGTCGGCCTCGGGCTTGCCCTGGGCGTCTTGCGCCTGCGCGAGCAGGGTCAGCGTGCGGGTGCGGGTCGCCGCGCTCGTGCGCAGATCGACCTGCCCGAGCTTGACCTCGGCCTCGGCGTACTGCCCGCGCGCGAGGTCAAGCTGCGCGCTCGTGAGCAGCACCACCGGGTCGTCGGCGTAGATGCCGCTCAGCAGGGGCGAGAGCGTGCCCTGCGCCTCGTCGAGCCGCCCCGCCCGCGCGAGGAGCCCCGACAGCTCGGCGCGGTGGGCCAGGGTATCGCTCTCGCCCAGCGCCGCCTGGGCCTCCCGGATGCGCACGTCGAGCGGCTTGAGGGCCTCGACTCCGCGCTGCACTGCCTGGGTGGCGACCCGGCGCCCGCCGCGCAGTCCCGGCAGCAGCACGAGGAAGGTGTAGAGGATGGTCGTGAGCGGAATGCCGCCGAAAAAGAGGTTGAGGGCCAGAAAGGCGATCCAGAGCGCCCCCTGACGCGTCATGATCGCGTGAACGAGGCACACCACGTTGAGAATCAGCAGCAGCGTGAAGATCCAGGCATTGCTCAGCAGGAAGCTGCGTAGGTCCATGCTCCGACTTTACGGGAGCGCGGATGAGGGCGGCGCAGGGCACCTTTTCGTGCCGTTTATCCCGCCGATCATGCTCTACGCTGCGGGATATGGACCTGCTCAGGACGCTGCATGGGTATCAGGGCATCCCCTTTCTCCTCTTCGTCACCCCGTTCGCCTTCACCACCTTCATCCTCTTCGTCTGGAGCGTCGTCGTCGCCGCGCGTGGGCGACCCGACCGGGGCTTTCGGGCTTGGCTGGGCCTGACCTGGGTGACCTTCCTGCTGCCGGCCTTGACGGGCCTGATCCTTGCCCTGAACGGCGGCAAGGTGGCGAGCGCGGTGGATATCGGTGGGGGCCGGACACGCTACGGCCTGCCCTACGACCCCACCCAGGAGTTCATGCACCTGCTCTACCCGGGGTTCGCGCTGCTGACGCTGCTGCTGCTCGGGCCACTGCTTCGCGCTCAGTTGCCGCTGCTGAGCGAGCGCCGGCGGCTGTGGATCCTGCCGGTCGCGACGCTCTTTCTGTATGGCTGCGCGTACATGGCAGGCTTTGTCGCCGTGTTTCCCGGCAGTACACCGGGCGAGTAACCCTCAAGCATGAAGGCGAGGCGCTCGGCCCTCACCCCTCCCTGACCGCGCCGTGCTGAAGTGACTGCCTGAATGCGCCGCTTTTTTCTCTCCACCCTGCTGACCCTGACAAGCGTCGCCGCCGCCCTGCCCGAGACCGTGACGGTCCGCGAGGACGAAACCCTCTACCGCATCGCCACCCGCCATGGCCTGAGCGTGGATGAGCTCAAGCGCCTCAACGGTCTGAAGAGCAACATCATCGAGATCGGGCAGGTGCTGCGGCTGACGCCGACCGGAACACCCGCCAAGCCGGCCCGATCCAAAGCGGGCCAGACCAAACCCGCTCAGTTCAAAGAAGCCCCACCGCAGCCAGCTCAAGCCAAGCCAGTTCCGTCCAGGCCCGTTCAGCTCAAGGCTCCACAAGCGAAGGCAGCCGTGCCCAGAGTCGGAACGCCGCCCGTCCCCAAATCGGCTCCTCCGCGCCCGCCCACCACCTACACGGTGCGCGGCGGGGACACCCTGGCGACCATCTCGCCCCGGGTCGGCCTGAGTGTGGCCCAACTGCGGCGGCTCAACGGCCTGAAGGGAGACGCGCTCGAAGCGGGCCAGGTTCTGCGCCTCGCTTGGCCGACGCCGACCCCGCCCAGGCCGGCCCCCAGGTCAGACTCCACACCGGCTCCCAGGCCGGCCACCACCAGGCGGCTTCCGGCCCCGCCCAACAGCTATGTGGTGCGCCCAGGAGACACGCTGGCCAGCATCTCCCCGCGCGTGGGTCTCAGCGTGGAGCAGCTTCGCCGGCTCAACGCCCTGAAAGGTGACCGGCTTCTCGCCGGGCAGGTGCTCCGCCTGAAGTGGCCCACCTCCGGACCTGTGCTCCGGGCGGCGCCGGGAACGTACGTGGTGCGTCCAGGGGAGACCCTCGCCCGGATCTCCCCCCAGGTGGGGTTGAGTGTGGAGCAGCTTCGGCGGCTTAACGCCCTCAAGACGAACACTCTGGTGGCCGGGCAGGTGCTCCGCCTGAAGTGGCCGGTGGGCCAGTTGCCGGCCACGGCCAAAGTTGCCGGCCCTCCCGGAACCTATACGGTGCGCCCAGGAGACACCCTCGCCCGGATCTCCCCCCGGGTGGGACTGAGCGTGGATCAGCTGCGCCGCCTGAACAGCTTGAAAGGGAGCGCCCTGACTGTCGGGCAAGTCTTGCGCCTGAGGTGGCCCGCTCCTCCCAAGGGGGTGGCCAGGAACACTGCGCCCCCCACGACCTACACGGTGCGACCCGGGGACACCCTCACCCGGATTTCCCCCCTGGTCGGCCTGAGCGTCGACCAGCTCCGGCGCCTGAACGGGCTGCGGGACAACGTGATCACGGTGGGGCAGGTCCTGCGCCTCAAGTGGCCGGCGACGGTGGCGACCCAGGCGCCCCCACGTCCAGCGGTGAGCGCTCCGGTCAGGTACGTCGTGCGCGCGGGCGACACGCTCGGGGGGATCGCGGCACGTCACGGCGTGAGCGTGGGCAGCGTGCAGGCTGCCAATAGCCTGAGCGGCACGGTCATTCACGTTGGCCAGACGCTCCGGATTCCGCCGCGTGGGGCCACTGCCCTCGCCGAGCGCCGCCCCGCGTCCCTGCCTCCCGGCACCGAGGCGCGGCTGGTCTACCGCTACGTGCGCGTGGGGCTGAGAGACACTGCGGCAAGCCTCGCGCAGACCTACCGGGTCACTCCCGACGAGCTGCGGCGGATCAACGGCTTCTCGGCGCGGCGCGTGATCATGCCGGGGATGCGGGTGCTCGTGCCGCAGCGGGTGGCGGTGCCGGTGCCGCCGCGCCCGGTGCGCTCGCCAGTCACCTTCCGCCGCGCCGCGCCGCTCGGCATTCCCGTCCAGGTCGTGCAGGTAGATCTGCGTCACCGGAACGTGCTGGTGTCGCCGGTCCTTCCGCGTCAGGGGCTGAGTTTCGGTGCCGGAGCGCGGGTCAGCGTGCTGGCGGCCCGCAGCGGCGCGCAGGCGGTGGTCAACGGCAGTTATTTTCACCCCAGTTCCTACGCGCCGGCCGGGGACATCGTGATGCAGGGCCGACTGCTCACCTGGGGTCGCATTCCTGCCGCGCTCGCCATCACCCCCGACAACCGCGCGCAGATCTCGCCGAGCACCTCGGCCCTGCTCGGGCGCCCGCTCGAATCGACCTGGAGCGGCATGGAAACGGTGATCGCCACCGGACCGCAGATCGTGCGCGGCGGCGCGGTCCAGAACCGCTACTCGTCGGCCTTTCGTGATCCTGCCGTCTTCGGCCAGGCGTCGCGCAGCGCCATCGGACTGAGCAGCTCGCGCGACCTGCTGCTGGTCAGCACCCACGCCAAGCTCAACACCGTGCAGATGGGTCAGGTGATGGCCGCCCTCGGCGCCCGTGACGCCCTGCTGCTCGACGGCGGATCGAGCGCCGGTCTGGCCTGGAACGGCTCGGCGGTGCTCGACAGTGTGCGCAAGGTAAGCTACGGCATCGGCGTGTTCAGCAACTACACGGGCCGGCGCTTCTCGCGCTGAAGGCCACCCCGCTCTGCCCACGCCCGGGCCGACAGCAAAACCCCCACCCGAACCCGGATGGGGGCCTGTTGATGCCCGGTGAGGCGTCTGGGGCTCAGTCGCCGTAGCCGGGGTTGACGGTCGTGCCGGGGCGGGTGTCGTCGTAGCGCTGCCCGCCGGTCACGGCGTCGGAGGAGTTGCTGCCCTCGCCGTACTTTTCCAGCGTGCGGTCGTCGGCCACCTGCATCTCGCGAACGGTGGTCAGGCCGGTGCCCGCCGGGATCAGCTTGCCGAGGATCACGTTTTCCTTCAGGCCAATCAGGTCGTCGACCTGTCCGCGCATGGAGGCTTCGGTCAGCACGTGCGTCGTGTGCTGGAAGCTCGCCGCCGAGAGCCAGCTCTTGGTGGTCAGGCTGCTCTTGGTGATGCCGAGCAGCACCGGCTTCCAGCTCGCGGGGGTCGTGCCTTCCGCCAGGGCCTCGTTGGCCGCGTCGACCTCCCAGCGCTCGACGGTCTGGCCTTCGAGCAGCGTGGTGTCGCCGCCGTCGGTGACTTCCACCCAGCGCAGCATCTGGCGCACGATCACTTCGATGTGCTTGTCGTGCACCTTCACGCCCTGCGAGCGGTACACGCGCTGCACCTCTTCCACGAGGTAGCGCTGCGCGGCGTCGGTGTCCTTGTACAGCAGCAGGTCGTGCGGGTTGATCGCGCCGCGCGTCAGCGGCTGCCCGGCTTCCACCCGGTCACCCTCGCGCACGATCAGACGCAGCGCCTTGCCGATCTTGGTCGCGGTCTTCGACGAGTAGGCGTCGTCGTCAGCCTCGATCCGTACGAGGTAACGCTCTTCTTCCTCCTCGATGCGGACCACGCCGTCGCGGTCGGCAACCACGGCCTGGGTCTTGGGTTTGCGCGCCTCGAACAGTTCAATCACGCGGGGCAGACCCATCGTGATGTCGCCGCCGCCGGCCACGCCCCCGGTGTGGAAGGTGCGCATCGTGAGCTGCGTGCCGGGCTCGCCGATCGACTCGGCGGCCACCACGCCCACGGCCTCGCCCATGCTGACCGGCTTGGCCTGCGAGAGGTCGTAGCCGTAGCACTTCTGGCACACGCCGGCCTTCACCTTGCAGTTCAGCGGCGTGCGGACAAACACTTCGCCGATGTGCTTGGCGTCCCGCGTGACCGCCTTCACGTCCTCCATCGAGAGCATCTCGCCCTCGGGGATGATGCGGCCGTCACTCAGTTCCACATCGGCGGTCAGGGTGCGGCCATAGATCGAGGTCTCGATCTCGCTGCCCTTGCGGCTGCGCCACTCGCCGGTGCGCTCGTCGACCGCTCCGAGCGGCATCACGGTGTAGTCGGTACTTCCGCAGTCCACGTCGCGCACGACCACTTCGTGGGCCACATCCACCAGCTTGCGGGTCAGGTAACCCGAGTCGGCGGTGCGCAGCGCGGTGTCGGCCCCACCCTTACGGGCGCCGTGGGTCGAGATGAAGTATTCGAGCACCGTCAGGCCTTCGCGGAAGCTCGCGCGGATCGGCACCTCGATGGTCGAGCCGTCCGGACGGGCCATCAGGCCGCGCATCCCGGCAAGCTGACGAATCTGCTGCGGGTTGCCGCGCGCGCCCGAGGCCGACATGATCCACAGGGGGTTGAATGGGTAGTTCTGCGAGAAGTTCTCGAAGACCGCGTTCTTGACCTCGTCGGTGGTGTCGTTCCAGAGCTGGCAGACCTGCTTGTAGCGTTCCTCGTCGGTCATGAAGCCGAACTCGAAGTTCTGCTCAATCTCGGCGAGTTTCTGGTCGGCCTCGGCGAGCAGCTCGGCCTTGTTGGGCGGCAGCACGATGTCATCGATCCCGATGGTGATGCCTGAAGTCGTCGAGAGCTTGAAGCCCCCTTCCTTCAGGGCGTCGAGCAGCCCGGCGGTCGCCTCGATACCGAGGTGCTTGAAGCAGGCCATCACCATGTCCTTGAGGGCGTCCTTCTCGTAGGTCGTCTCCAGGTTCACGAGCGTGTCGACGAGGTGTGCCTGGGTCCCGAGGGCTTCTTGCACCATCCGCCGGAACTGCACGCGGCCCGCCGAGGTGTCGTACACCGTGCCGCCGAGACGGATGCGGACATGGTCCTGGAAGTCGATCTCGCCGCGTTCCACCGCGTGAATCGCCTCGTCGGGGTTGGAGAAGACGTACTTGATGCGCCCGGCGCTGGTGTCCTCGCCGCGCAGCTTGATCGGGCTGTTGAGCGCGATCTTGCCGTCCTCCAGGGCCTGGAGCACGTCCTGCTCACTGGCATAGGCGCTGCCGATGCCTAGGTTGTCGCGGCGCAGCTGCGTCAGCGTGAAGATGCCGAGGATGATGTCGCGGCTGGGCTTGACGTTGGGCTCGCCGTTCGCAGGCGAGAGCAGGTTGTGAGACGAGAGCATCTGGATGCGCGCCTCGGCCTGCGCCTGCGCCGAGAGCGGGACGTGAATCGCCATCTGGTCGCCGTCGAAGTCGGCGTTGAACGCCTCACAGACGAGCGGGTGAAGCTGGATGCTCTGGCCTTCGACGAGCACCGGCTCGAACGCCTGAATGCCGAGGCGGTGCAGGGTGGGCGCGCGGTTGAGCAGCACGACCTTGTCCTCGATGACCTCTTCGAGCGCGTCCCACACCGAGTCGCGGGTGTCGCGGTAGCGCTCGAGCATCTTGCGGGCCTGCTTAATGTT
Proteins encoded:
- a CDS encoding TetR/AcrR family transcriptional regulator is translated as MARPRTIPDERLLEAAREVFVEQGFSATTASIARRAGVSEGTLFKRFATKEELFEAAIGLRTYSRWRQTLLAQVGQGEVRRNLETAALAQIGEAEPVVRLLTAVFSRGHDPEHNPILRRLGNPVRGDADAIAAYLRGEVGLGRVRPLDADVTALTVMGALTHFIHREHILPPEPGREVMDAGRFVRGLFDQLWPGLRP
- the pprM gene encoding DNA damage response modulator PprM; protein product: MATGRVKWFNAEKGFGFIETEGSADVFAHYSAINSSGFRKLNEGDEVEFEIEPGQNGKGPQAKNIMVTKAAPAPAYSPRPRRDDRW
- a CDS encoding LysM peptidoglycan-binding domain-containing protein; this encodes MRRFFLSTLLTLTSVAAALPETVTVREDETLYRIATRHGLSVDELKRLNGLKSNIIEIGQVLRLTPTGTPAKPARSKAGQTKPAQFKEAPPQPAQAKPVPSRPVQLKAPQAKAAVPRVGTPPVPKSAPPRPPTTYTVRGGDTLATISPRVGLSVAQLRRLNGLKGDALEAGQVLRLAWPTPTPPRPAPRSDSTPAPRPATTRRLPAPPNSYVVRPGDTLASISPRVGLSVEQLRRLNALKGDRLLAGQVLRLKWPTSGPVLRAAPGTYVVRPGETLARISPQVGLSVEQLRRLNALKTNTLVAGQVLRLKWPVGQLPATAKVAGPPGTYTVRPGDTLARISPRVGLSVDQLRRLNSLKGSALTVGQVLRLRWPAPPKGVARNTAPPTTYTVRPGDTLTRISPLVGLSVDQLRRLNGLRDNVITVGQVLRLKWPATVATQAPPRPAVSAPVRYVVRAGDTLGGIAARHGVSVGSVQAANSLSGTVIHVGQTLRIPPRGATALAERRPASLPPGTEARLVYRYVRVGLRDTAASLAQTYRVTPDELRRINGFSARRVIMPGMRVLVPQRVAVPVPPRPVRSPVTFRRAAPLGIPVQVVQVDLRHRNVLVSPVLPRQGLSFGAGARVSVLAARSGAQAVVNGSYFHPSSYAPAGDIVMQGRLLTWGRIPAALAITPDNRAQISPSTSALLGRPLESTWSGMETVIATGPQIVRGGAVQNRYSSAFRDPAVFGQASRSAIGLSSSRDLLLVSTHAKLNTVQMGQVMAALGARDALLLDGGSSAGLAWNGSAVLDSVRKVSYGIGVFSNYTGRRFSR
- a CDS encoding DNA-directed RNA polymerase subunit beta', translating into MKDFSKVRIAIASPEKIREWSFGEVEKPETINYRTLKPEREGLFDERIFGPIKDYECACGKYKRQRYEGKVCERCGVEVTSSKVRRYRMGHIDLATPAAHIWYVKDTPSKIGTLLDLSAGQLEKVLYFSSFIVTKPQNAQKDGRPLKRGELLSDDEYRELRFGRQETYTIPGGQDAAIRDGEYVTRGQILGGNVVSKMDGLAQYRFPRRAEIAYAEQVEAVLPLPAEMLVEQESFKAAEILSELEADVQLTAPVAGTVFMHEMGEDSVMVEIRETPEASEDEDADPARGEVLARVYVPQGMNVQVAQGEIIEAGAVLAEAKAGKILRVSRDSRLSSVTFPKKKGDVTVTAHWTRRVEYPIDPTMHVLVGDGSEVKAGQRVIGAIDKEEEVIAQADGVITLHAPASILVSKAKVYAYEDEPLVVNGDRVEPGDELADDGALRSEISGRIELDLVRKQVRVIESYDFEAKMGAEAVKELLDELDLDALEAELGEQMKDSSRHKRAKARKRLEVVRSFKSSGNNPSWMILGTVPVMPPDLRPMVQVDGGRFATSDLNDLYRRLINRNNRLKKLMGQGAPDMIIRNEKRMLQEAVDALIDNGRRGSPVTNPGSDRSLRSLTDLLGGKQGRFRQNLLGKRVDYSGRSVIVVGPQLKLHQCGVPKRMALELFKPFLFKVLEEKGEVTNIKQARKMLERYRDTRDSVWDALEEVIEDKVVLLNRAPTLHRLGIQAFEPVLVEGQSIQLHPLVCEAFNADFDGDQMAIHVPLSAQAQAEARIQMLSSHNLLSPANGEPNVKPSRDIILGIFTLTQLRRDNLGIGSAYASEQDVLQALEDGKIALNSPIKLRGEDTSAGRIKYVFSNPDEAIHAVERGEIDFQDHVRIRLGGTVYDTSAGRVQFRRMVQEALGTQAHLVDTLVNLETTYEKDALKDMVMACFKHLGIEATAGLLDALKEGGFKLSTTSGITIGIDDIVLPPNKAELLAEADQKLAEIEQNFEFGFMTDEERYKQVCQLWNDTTDEVKNAVFENFSQNYPFNPLWIMSASGARGNPQQIRQLAGMRGLMARPDGSTIEVPIRASFREGLTVLEYFISTHGARKGGADTALRTADSGYLTRKLVDVAHEVVVRDVDCGSTDYTVMPLGAVDERTGEWRSRKGSEIETSIYGRTLTADVELSDGRIIPEGEMLSMEDVKAVTRDAKHIGEVFVRTPLNCKVKAGVCQKCYGYDLSQAKPVSMGEAVGVVAAESIGEPGTQLTMRTFHTGGVAGGGDITMGLPRVIELFEARKPKTQAVVADRDGVVRIEEEEERYLVRIEADDDAYSSKTATKIGKALRLIVREGDRVEAGQPLTRGAINPHDLLLYKDTDAAQRYLVEEVQRVYRSQGVKVHDKHIEVIVRQMLRWVEVTDGGDTTLLEGQTVERWEVDAANEALAEGTTPASWKPVLLGITKSSLTTKSWLSAASFQHTTHVLTEASMRGQVDDLIGLKENVILGKLIPAGTGLTTVREMQVADDRTLEKYGEGSNSSDAVTGGQRYDDTRPGTTVNPGYGD